A genomic window from Vitis riparia cultivar Riparia Gloire de Montpellier isolate 1030 chromosome 16, EGFV_Vit.rip_1.0, whole genome shotgun sequence includes:
- the LOC117933208 gene encoding rust resistance kinase Lr10-like, with the protein MPQTKEASLSASELMMLREAKLVGVGLITLLHFSFLSFCAASENQPCRPSSCGDVQNITIPFRLKGDLLGCGHPDPAYELVCENNRTMLYGKYYVEEINYQNYTIRVVVAGLEKSNCFSLPLYSLTMDDLYVYEYEYADELDTVVFMNCARPIFDQYYIPIVPCNRTDATFSSSQPYAYALAGRNQQVRDLPYSCTIGLTVVTGNFMAVSEPSNLLRSDLQEKLLMGLQISFLRSRCHECEAKGRWCWPHFSNNTIECLGDDGRNFMIIIGGRFVLGISCLLGYLIYKFQRRHLSVDDDIEEFLQNHKNLQPIRYSYSHLKKVTNNFKNKLGQGGFGSVYKGILQSGRIVAVKVLVISKANGQDFINEIATIGRIHHVNIVQLVGFCVEGSKWALIYDFMPNGSLDKFIFLKGEKNIPLSWDRLYKIALGVGRGIEYLHQGCDIQILHFDIKPHNILLDEDFTPKVSDFGLAKLYSTNESVVSLTAARGTLGYIAPELFYKNVGHVSYKADVYSFGMLLMEMVGKQRHFRRHEEEDLSELFFPSWIYDRIEQGEDMEMGDVTEDEKIYIWKMVIVALWCVQMKPMDRPSMSKALDMLEGDVELLQLPPKPTLYSHEISALDLENKPMGVPISSHNASITISLDGR; encoded by the exons ATGCCCCAAACCAAAGAAGCGTCTCTCTCTGCATCTGAACTTATGATGCTGAGAGAAGCAAAACTTGTGGGGGTAGGCCTCATAACACTCCTCcactttagttttctttcattttgcgCTGCTAGTGAAAACCAGCCCTGCAGGCCCTCTTCTTGCGGAGATGTTCAAAACATCACCATCCCATTTCGATTAAAAGGAGATCTGCTCGGCTGCGGTCATCCTGATCCTGCATACGAATTGGTTTGTGAAAACAATCGTACCATGTTATATGGGAAATACTATGTCGAGGAGATCAATTACCAGAACTACACCATCAGAGTAGTGGTTGCTGGGCTAGAGAAGAGCAACTGTTTCTCCCTTCCTCTCTATTCCTTGACAATGGATGATCTATATGTATATGAGTATGAATATGCTGATGAGCTCGATACTGTAGTTTTTATGAACTGTGCAAGACCAATCTTTGATCAATACTACATTCCTATTGTTCCCTGCAACCGCACCGATGCTACTTTCTCTTCCTCACAACCATATGCTTATGCGCTAGCTGGGCGCAACCAGCAGGTGAGAGATCTTCCATATTCGTGCACCATTGGCTTGACTGTTGTCACTGGCAATTTCATGGCTGTGTCAGAGCCCAGCAATCTTTTAAGATCAGATTTGCAAGAAAAGCTGCTTATGGGGCTCCAGATTTCATTTTTGAGATCTCGCTGCCATGAATGCGAAGCGAAAGGCAGATGGTGCTGGCCACATTTCAGCAACAACACTATAGAATGCCTTGGTGATGATGGAAGAAACT TCATGATAATCATTGGAGGACGCTTCGTACTCGGGATATCTTGTCTTTTGGGCTATTTAATCTACAAGTTTCAACGGAGACATTTATCAGTAGATGATGATATTGAAGAGTTTcttcaaaatcacaaaaatctCCAACCCATCAGGTActcatattcacatttaaagaaGGTAACCAATAATTTCAAGAATAAGTTAGGCCAAGGAGGCTTTGGCTCTGTGTACAAAGGAATACTTCAGAGTGGCCGCATTGTAGCAGTAAAAGTATTAGTCATTTCAAAAGCCAATGGACAAGATTTTATCAATGAAATCGCCACAATTGGAAGGATTCACCATGTTAATATAGTACAACTTGTTGGATTTTGCGTAGAAGGATCAAAATGGGCCCTGATATATGACTTTATGCCAAATGGGTCACTTGATAAGTTTATCTTccttaaaggagaaaaaaacatTCCTTTAAGTTGGGATAGATTGTACAAAATTGCACTCGGAGTAGGGCGTGGGATTGAATACTTACATCAAGGGTGTGACATACAAATTCTACATTTTGATATCAAGCCacacaatattcttttggatgaaGACTTTACACCAAAAGTTTCGGATTTTGGCCTTGCAAAATTGTATTCAACAAATGAAAGTGTTGTTTCTCTCACTGCAGCCCGAGGAACATTAGGATACATTGCTCCagagttgttttataaaaatgttgGGCATGTGTCGTATAAGGCtgatgtttatagctttggaATGTTGTTGATGGAAATGGTGGGAAAACAAAGGCATTTTAGAAGACATGAAGAGGAAGATCTAAGTGAATTATTCTTCCCATCATGGATTTATGATCGAATTGAACAAGGAGAAGATATGGAAATGGGAGATGTCACAGaggatgaaaaaatatatatatggaagaTGGTCATAGTTGCATTGTGGTGTGTGCAAATGAAGCCCATGGACCGTCCTTCTATGAGCAAAGCACTCGACATGTTGGAAGGTGATGTTGAACTATTGCAACTACCTCCTAAACCTACCTTATATTCTCATGAAATATCAGCTTTGGATCTGGAGAACAAACCAATGGGGGTTCCAATTTCCTCACATAATGCAAGTATTACAATTAGCTTAGATGGGAGGTAA